DNA from Rubripirellula lacrimiformis:
GTCCGTTCGTCTCCGGCGGGTAGAGCCCCTAATTGCCACATCAACAGGCTGCCCTGTTGAACCGGCGCGGGCGACGCATCGACAAGCCGCATTCCGGCGGGGATACGATCGTGAACTTTTACATCCAACGCTTCGGCAGAGCCGACGTTCTGGACCTGAATGACAAACGATGCGGGCTTGCCAACGGTGACTTCCGCTGGTGCTCGCTTGTGAATGACAACGCTGGGCGACTGGATTCCTTCCAACCGACGATCGCCAGGCGAATCGACGACTGAATTAGGATCGATTTCGACAGCCCCGGTGGGCTGCGCAAATGGCTGAGGTTGATATGCGTTTGCGTCACCGTAGGGCTGGTTGGCCTGGACGCTTGGCTGAGCCGACATACCGCTTGGCAGTGCATTGCCCGTGGGCAGGCTCGCCATCCGTGCGGGCGGCATCGACTGGTCAGCCGCGAAGGTTTGGCCGGCCGGATCTTGCATCATCGGTTGAACGGGTTGCGAAGCTGCGGGATCGGCTTGGTACGCCATTTCGCCCTGGGGGGCGAAGGTACCGGCAGACGATTGTGGCGGCGCGTTCTGCATCGCGAAGTCTTCCGCTGGCGATGCAAATCCTTCGGCCGGTGGTGCGAAACCTTCGGCTGGCGGTGCCGGAGCAGGCATTCCGCCTCGTAGATCGTTGTCTTGCATCGGCTGGTCGCGAAGCAGGTTGCCCTGCGCCATTGCCGATGGATCGCTCATGGGTTGCGGTGCGGCGTAGTCAGCAGGTCCTTCGTTGCCAGTTGCTTGTGGCGTATCGTTGAAGTAGTCGACCTGAGGCGTTTGAGCCATTTTTAGCGTTGGCAATCCGTCGCCCGACATTGCGTCGGCGGGATTGGATCCCATCGGCATCGCGCTGGGGGCCATCACGCTGGGGTCCATCACGACCGGTGCCGATGATTCAGGGTTTGCGTTGGCGTGATCCGTTGGGAACGTCATCGATAGCGAACGCTGCGTGGTGGCCGAAGGATCGTCGTACGCTACCGCAGGTTCGGACATCGCATCCGCGGATGGCATGCTCCAGTCGGTTGCAGCGCCAGGATCGTAGCTGGCTTCGGGGTTGCCCAGCGATGCAGGAGCCGATCCAGGAGCAAAGCCATTGCCTTCCATGGCGACAGCAGGCGCGAAGCCCGATCCGTCACCGCCGGCTGGAATGTCTTCGCTGTGCTGGACCAATGCAACGCGGCTGGTGCCAAACACATCGTCGTGCTGGTCCTGGTCGACCGCAAAGGTCGCAGAAGCCTGCGCGACGCCGCTTGCAGCATCACCATTTGCATCCGATCCATCGGCAGGCTGAGCCAACCAAGTTTCCTCGGACATTCCCGCGATGGGTGCAGCAGGTTCGCCCAACGACGGAGCCTGCGCAGTCCACGAACCGGAACTGTTTTCTTTGTCTTTTTGAGCTAGTGCAGCAGCATAGGCACCAAAAATGATGGTGACCAAACCAGCGCCGAGTCGTACGCCAAACGATTTCATGGGTCGCATTCCTTCGCAAAATTCCTGGCAATTCCTTTGCCGCTGGCCTTTGATATCACAACTTGAGCAAATCTGGAAAGATCAATCAGTGTGAAACTGTTGTGGAATTGCTATCTTTCAAAATCAGGTCCCAAGGCAATCCCCCCGCCCATCACCCTATCGCTGAGCAGCGCCCCAACGGCCCGCGCGTCCACACCCACCCCCCAATCGTTTAACCGCGTGCCCAACGAGGCTGTGAATAATTGAGTTTTGGCTTGTTGGATTTCTACATGGGGCTAAATTATTTGCATGAAAATTCCAACCGATGCTCAGCAGCGTGGTTCCGCTCGCACCCACCGCCCCGAACGCAGCCAAGTTGAGATGCGGTTCTATTCGCTCGACCAGATGGTGGCCCGCGA
Protein-coding regions in this window:
- a CDS encoding DUF11 domain-containing protein, with translation MKSFGVRLGAGLVTIIFGAYAAALAQKDKENSSGSWTAQAPSLGEPAAPIAGMSEETWLAQPADGSDANGDAASGVAQASATFAVDQDQHDDVFGTSRVALVQHSEDIPAGGDGSGFAPAVAMEGNGFAPGSAPASLGNPEASYDPGAATDWSMPSADAMSEPAVAYDDPSATTQRSLSMTFPTDHANANPESSAPVVMDPSVMAPSAMPMGSNPADAMSGDGLPTLKMAQTPQVDYFNDTPQATGNEGPADYAAPQPMSDPSAMAQGNLLRDQPMQDNDLRGGMPAPAPPAEGFAPPAEGFASPAEDFAMQNAPPQSSAGTFAPQGEMAYQADPAASQPVQPMMQDPAGQTFAADQSMPPARMASLPTGNALPSGMSAQPSVQANQPYGDANAYQPQPFAQPTGAVEIDPNSVVDSPGDRRLEGIQSPSVVIHKRAPAEVTVGKPASFVIQVQNVGSAEALDVKVHDRIPAGMRLVDASPAPVQQGSLLMWQLGALPAGDERTVTMQLVPETEGELGSVARVTFEAAASVRTMSTRPELKIVQRALDTVLIGQQLEIELEVSNPGTGSAEGVSLQVDVPEGLSHPKGRQLDNMIGTLAPGEVRTQVLRLQAVSPGMVQNTIRLVSQDGLSAEDTIKVEVTAPNLAVELNGPSLRYLERQVTYQLEVANNGTDVANNVELSVQLDRGFTFVSTDSQGQYDPSRHSVYWSLATLAAGAGGSVPLTLLPVEQGARALTVDARADLGVVAKCEKTVQVEGLAELSFQITNPGGPIEMGAETSYEITVNNSGSKPDEDVRVELLLPPGLELIDSDSDAGTDGRGLVAFQPRAQLKPGEEMKFRVRVRGVAQGTHLVKAVVVSKHETKPVTKEESTLVYADQ